The following DNA comes from Streptococcus pasteurianus.
TCGAAAATTGTGCGGCAAAAACGCACAATTCTCATGAGCTTTGACCATCATGATTATTGTTACGATTATTGTATCAAATTAAGTTAAAATGTCAATTTAATTGCCGATAATTTTTCGAGCAATAGTTGATTATATAGATAAGCCAAGCCCGTCAACTTATCTTTACAACTTTGTCAACTAGATATATTGACAAGCGACTCCATTTTTATAAGCCATATCAATGATTCCGCCACCTAGGCATTCTTTACCATCATAGAAAACAACGGCTTGACCTGGTGTAATGGCACGTTGTGGTTCAGCAAAGACAACTTCTGCTTTGTCAACCTTGACATGTATTGTAACTTTAGAGTCTGGTTGACGGTAACGGAATTTTGCTGTAACTTCCATTGTAAATTCTTCAGGCATATCACGTGTAAAGTGAATACTTGAGGCGTCAAGGCTAGTTGACATTAGTGACTCATGATAGAAACCTTGACCAACGTAAAGAATATTTTTTGACAAATCTTTTCCGACAACAAACCAAGGTTGATTGTCACCACCTTGTTGTCCACCGATACCAAGACCGCCACGTTGACCGATTGTATAATACATCAATCCAGCATGTTCACCCATATCACGACCATCAACAGTCATCATACGACCTTTTTGTGCTGGTAAATATTGACTAAGGAATTCTTTAAAATTCTTTTCACCGATAAAGCAAATTCCTGTTGAATCTTTTTTCTTAGCTGTCGCAAGACCTGCACGTTCTGCAATTTTACGCACTTCTGTTTTTTCCAAATGTCCAAGTGGAAACATTACTTTTTGCAATTGTTCTTGTGATAATTGACTCAAGAAGTAAGTTTGGTCTTTATTATTATCTGCTCCACGTAACATATGAACAGTACCGTCTGCGTCACGAGAAACTTGCGCATAATGTCCAGTTGCTACATAATCAGCTCCAAGCGTCATAGCATAGTCAAGGAAAGCTTTAAACTTGATTTCCTTGTTACACATAACGTCTGGATTTGGTGTACGTCCTGCACGATATTCCGCTAGGAAATATTCGAAGACGCGGTCCCAATACTCTTTTTCAAAATTGACAGAGTAATAAGGAATACCGATTTGGTCAGCAACAGCTGCCACATCTTTATAATCTTCGGTTGCTGTACAAACACCGAATTCGTCTGTGTCGTCCCAGTTTTTCATAAAGACACCGATAACGTCATAACCTTGCTCTTTCAAAAGGAGAGCCGTTACAGACGAATCAACGCCGCCACTCATACCGACAACAACACGTGTTTTTGAATTATCTGACATGATAATCCTCCCATCAAGATATTTTTTTCGAACATAGGCTTGAAGGGCCTAGTTTTTCAAAAATCGATTTGAAGGTCGATTTTGAATGCATGAAACCACGCGAAAACTATTATAACACGAAATTTTATTTATGTAAGTCTTTTACACTTAATTCTAATGCTTTTTCTCATTTACCCTTTTGCCTTCCTCTGTTATAATAAGTAAGCATAGATTCTTAAAGGAGTAGATATGAAAAATCTAAAATTCCAATCCGTATTCGACATCATCGGTCCCGTGATGATTGGTCCGTCTAGTAGCCATACGGCTGGGGCTGTTCGTATTGGAAAAATTGTTAACTCTATTTTCGGAGAAATTCCCGATTCCGTAACCTTTCATTTGTACAATTCATTTGCTAAGACTTACCGTGGCCATGGAACTGATAAAGCTCTCGTTGCAGGTATTCTTGGTATGGATACTGACAATCCTGACATCAAAAATTCATTAGAAATCGCTCACCAGAAAGGGGTTCGCATTTATTGGGATATTCTTAAAGATAGTAACGCTCCACATCCAAATACCGCTAAAATTACCGTTGAAAAAGGTGACAAAAGCATGAGTATTACTGGCGTATCAATCGGCGGAGGAAATATTGAGGTAACTGAACTAAATGGTTTCTCTGTATCGCTGAAAATGAATACACCAACTTTAATTATTGTTCACCAAGACATTCCTGGAATGATTGCTAAAGTAACAGATATTCTGTCTGAACATAATATCAATATCGCCCAAATGAATGTGACTCGGGAACGTGCTGGTGAAAAAGCAATCATGATTATCGAAGTTGACTCTCGTGATTGTCACAAAGCTGTTGAACAGATTCAACAAATTCCACATTTGCACAATGTTAATTTCTTTGATTAGAAAGGAAAAGAATGTTTTATTCTATTAAAGAATTGGTTGAGCAAGCCGATAAAGATTTTAACGGTAATATTGCTGAACTGATGATTGCCACCGAAATGGAATTAAGTGGACGTAGCCGTGACGAAATCATTCACATCATGACGAAAAACCTTCAAGTCATGAAAAATTCTGTTACTGACGGACTAACACCTAGTAAATCAATTAGTGGTCTAACTGGTGGAGACGCCGTCAAAATGGACACCTACCTTAAATCGGGTAAGACTTTGTCAGATACCACTATCTTGACCGCTGTCCGCAATGCCATTGCTGTCAATGAACTGAATGCCAAAATGGGACTTGTTTGTGCTACACCAACAGCTGGCTCTGCTGGTTGTTTACCTGCCGTTCTGACAACTGCTATTGACAAATTAAAACTTTCTGAAGAAGAACAGTTGAACTTTTTATTCACTGCTGGTGCTTTTGGACTCGTTATTGGAAATAATGCTTCAATCTCTGGCGCTGAAGGTGGCTGTCAAGCTGAAGTTGGCTCTGCTTCTGCAATGAGTGCCGCAGCTTTGGTTAAGGCTGCTGGTGGCTCTGCTTTCCAAGCCAGCCAAGCAGTTGCTTTTGTTATCAAAAATATGCTTGGGCTTATCTGTGACCCTGTTGCAGGGCTTGTTGAAGTCCCATGTGTTAAACGTAATGCTCTTGGTTCAAGTTTTGCACTTGTGGCTGCTGACATGGCACTTGCTGGCATTGAATCTCAAATTCCAGTTGACGAAGTTGTTGATGCTATGTATCAAGTTGGAGCAAGTCTGCCAACTGCCTTTCGTGAAACTGCCGAAGGTGGCTTAGCTGCCACACCAACAGGACGACGATTACAAACTCAAATTTTTGGAGAATAGTTTGCTAAGCATTTAGTATTTTAATACTATAGTAGCAAAACATTCGATATTGACAAAATCGTCAATGAAACTTGACACTATTTTACAGGAGAGTAAATATGAAATCTATCTTGTTTGACCTCGACGGAACCTTGGTAAATTCCAGTCCAGGAATCAAAGCAGCATTTAATTACGCTTTTGAAAGATTACAGTTACCTTTACAGACTGACAAGCAATTGTCAACATTCATCGGTCCACCCTTAGAAGTTACCTTTGCTAATTATTTCACTGAGAAAGCTGATATTGACCATGCAATAAAAACTTTTAGAGAATACTACAACGCTAAAGGTGTTCATCAAGTTTCGCTTTATGCTGGTATTTCCGACCTACTAAAAGAATTAAATAAGTCAGGCTACTCTCTCTATGTCACAACAAGTAAACATGAACCAATGGCAAGACTAATGTTAACCGATCTTGGTGTCATTTCAAACTTTAAGCAAGTTTATGGTTCAACTCCTGAACATTTTCACAAAGCAGATGTGATTAACACTTGTCTTACAGAACAAGGAATCAAAGCAGCCGAAGCTGTCATCATCGGTGATACAAAATTTGATATGATTGGTGGTCAGAAAACAGGTGTTAGAAGGCTTGGTATTACTTGGGGCTTTGGTTCTGCTGAAAGTTTACAAGAATATGGTGCTGAAATAATCTGTCATCATCCACAGGACATAAAAAAGGCACTATCATCACTATAAGATGATTAGTGCTTTCTTTTTTATTTAGCTTAATAACCCCAAGCAGATAAGCCTTGAGCATTATAGGCGTTTATAGCAGCTGTAATCT
Coding sequences within:
- the mnmA gene encoding tRNA 2-thiouridine(34) synthase MnmA: MSDNSKTRVVVGMSGGVDSSVTALLLKEQGYDVIGVFMKNWDDTDEFGVCTATEDYKDVAAVADQIGIPYYSVNFEKEYWDRVFEYFLAEYRAGRTPNPDVMCNKEIKFKAFLDYAMTLGADYVATGHYAQVSRDADGTVHMLRGADNNKDQTYFLSQLSQEQLQKVMFPLGHLEKTEVRKIAERAGLATAKKKDSTGICFIGEKNFKEFLSQYLPAQKGRMMTVDGRDMGEHAGLMYYTIGQRGGLGIGGQQGGDNQPWFVVGKDLSKNILYVGQGFYHESLMSTSLDASSIHFTRDMPEEFTMEVTAKFRYRQPDSKVTIHVKVDKAEVVFAEPQRAITPGQAVVFYDGKECLGGGIIDMAYKNGVACQYI
- the sdaAB gene encoding L-serine ammonia-lyase, iron-sulfur-dependent subunit beta → MKNLKFQSVFDIIGPVMIGPSSSHTAGAVRIGKIVNSIFGEIPDSVTFHLYNSFAKTYRGHGTDKALVAGILGMDTDNPDIKNSLEIAHQKGVRIYWDILKDSNAPHPNTAKITVEKGDKSMSITGVSIGGGNIEVTELNGFSVSLKMNTPTLIIVHQDIPGMIAKVTDILSEHNINIAQMNVTRERAGEKAIMIIEVDSRDCHKAVEQIQQIPHLHNVNFFD
- a CDS encoding HAD hydrolase-like protein, which encodes MKSILFDLDGTLVNSSPGIKAAFNYAFERLQLPLQTDKQLSTFIGPPLEVTFANYFTEKADIDHAIKTFREYYNAKGVHQVSLYAGISDLLKELNKSGYSLYVTTSKHEPMARLMLTDLGVISNFKQVYGSTPEHFHKADVINTCLTEQGIKAAEAVIIGDTKFDMIGGQKTGVRRLGITWGFGSAESLQEYGAEIICHHPQDIKKALSSL
- the sdaAA gene encoding L-serine ammonia-lyase, iron-sulfur-dependent, subunit alpha, coding for MFYSIKELVEQADKDFNGNIAELMIATEMELSGRSRDEIIHIMTKNLQVMKNSVTDGLTPSKSISGLTGGDAVKMDTYLKSGKTLSDTTILTAVRNAIAVNELNAKMGLVCATPTAGSAGCLPAVLTTAIDKLKLSEEEQLNFLFTAGAFGLVIGNNASISGAEGGCQAEVGSASAMSAAALVKAAGGSAFQASQAVAFVIKNMLGLICDPVAGLVEVPCVKRNALGSSFALVAADMALAGIESQIPVDEVVDAMYQVGASLPTAFRETAEGGLAATPTGRRLQTQIFGE